The nucleotide window TACTTGAATATGTTGACGGTTTGTAGTCTACTCTCTTTTAAAGCAGCCACACAGGAAAAAATgtttgtcatgacctggggATCTTACTATGTGTATGAACCTCcattttgaatattgaaaaaccGATATCGGATTCGTAACCTGTGACCACGAAAACCGCCAAATAGCGAGtgtcaagcgaatccgatgaatcgctatccgccatattggatttcTGCGGTTATGTCGACACCCTGATCTGAtgtggttaaatggacctcgaaTTCGGATTcaacgaccccaaaaacatatacTGCACATAGTAAGATCCTcggtcatatttttttttttgtgtaactGTGTAACTGTCTTTAAGTTCATTTCATATCTCTCTCTCCCTCCCCCTTATCCCAACAGATGATTTGAGCCAATTGGAGATTGCACAGCTAGCCAAACTTAAGTACCTGGAGTGTTTCATTAAAGAGACTTTCCGTCTATATCCCTCAGTGCCAGTCATAGCGCGTGAGGCTGCAAATGAGACACGTCTTGCCAACAATTTAATATTGCCGAAGGGTGCACAAATTACTATACACATAATAGATATACATCGTAGTGACAAATACTACGAAAATCCAAACAAATTCGATCCGGAACGTTTCACGCCCGAAGCTTCAGCCGGGCGACATCCTTTCGCTTTTGTACCATTCAGCGCAGGACAAAGAAATTGTATCGGTATGTATTCAATGCTTTACTCTTCTTCTAATAAGAACAAttactatatgtataaatatattttgaaggaCAAAAATTCGCTGTGCTGGAAATTAAGACGCTTTTGGTcaacattttaaagaaatttaaaattttaccgcTAATGAAGAATCAGGATCTAGAGCTCGAAGCTGGTATGATTATAAGAACACCAAGTGCCATTAAAGTTAAGTTGGAGAaaagaatttgaattttaaaaaagatgtgtgttttattttataaattttaaaaacaaattttgtatggCCAAGTTACATATATAAGTGAGTGTAGTAAAATTCACGcttcttttttataaattaatgtgtatagttttcaataaaagtgTCAgtatttgacagctgtcaactgTTCAGCTGATcagatttttaataaagtaaCCTTCCAACTCTACTTAGTTGCACTATAagtcgaaattaataaaaaggatacacatataatgaattttaaataaaatattctgcaTTACTGATTTCCTCTTTATTTAAGTACGTTTTGATAAAGAccgtataataaaaatattatttttaaattatttgtcaaattaaattttaaaactttcatgATTAGATTTTGAGTACACTCGATATCCAATCCAGTATACTAATTCGACAATTGTAAAAACTACAATCTCCGGTTTTTCTACCGAATTTCTCTGCTTCTATGTATTGCACACTTTCCGGCGTCGCTTTGTCAACGGAGCTACTGGGGCTAGTTATAGATTAAAATCATTATTTCCATATGTTCCTTTGGGAAATGTGCgcaatatatattgtaaataaataaaactaataataaataccTCAATAAAATATGCACGATCTGTTCAAAAACGCCATTATATCGTTGGAAATTCAGCGCGCTTGCTTCACATATTGCTTTCAGCACACATTCAATGCCGCTATAACCAtagctttaataaaaaattataattttcgataaaaaataattaagattaattaaataataataattttaaaatagtattactaAAATGTGCTATAGTTAAtagttatatttagtttaattttagttatattttctttaaatacattttttgtcaaTTACCCATTAAGTCGTTCcgcaatatatgtatacaaattccaACGCAGCTTAGATGCTCTCGAATGCAAACCATAATTACGCTTATAATTATGATGCTGATCATGATGATCATATGTGACATTGTGTTCACTTTTATACTCT belongs to Zeugodacus cucurbitae isolate PBARC_wt_2022May chromosome 6, idZeuCucr1.2, whole genome shotgun sequence and includes:
- the LOC105218592 gene encoding uncharacterized protein LOC105218592; this translates as MVCGTRCFWFLVFAILNNGNILLDCKKLQRSKRFLIFPRQMPSRFSFIAGIGIPADLEYESLTVGYILRAQFYVPVNETVFRENPFYPEYKSEHNVTYDHHDQHHNYKRNYGLHSRASKLRWNLYTYIAERLNGYGYSGIECVLKAICEASALNFQRYNGVFEQIVHILLSPSSSVDKATPESVQYIEAEKFGRKTGDCSFYNCRISILDWISSVLKI